The following proteins are co-located in the Brevibacillus laterosporus DSM 25 genome:
- a CDS encoding DUF309 domain-containing protein has translation MQQRYPEQYIQFFIKFNQREFYDCHDLLEDIWMEQKTNKFLQGLLQMAVGLYHLECGNIKGARWMFTNAHKYLKAYSPQYWDLPVDEVLLYLEKCLQALPSSEMIPYDEVDKLEFPYRTFQLVTKGITD, from the coding sequence ATGCAACAGCGATATCCCGAGCAATATATTCAATTCTTTATTAAATTTAATCAACGAGAATTTTATGATTGTCATGATCTCTTGGAAGACATTTGGATGGAGCAAAAAACCAATAAGTTTTTACAAGGTTTGCTCCAAATGGCTGTAGGCTTGTATCATTTGGAATGTGGAAATATAAAAGGTGCACGTTGGATGTTTACGAATGCTCATAAATATTTAAAAGCATATTCACCACAATATTGGGATTTGCCAGTGGATGAGGTACTTCTCTATTTAGAGAAGTGTCTGCAAGCCTTGCCTTCTTCTGAAATGATTCCGTATGATGAGGTGGATAAACTGGAATTCCCCTATCGTACATTTCAGTTGGTGACGAAGGGGATCACAGATTAG
- a CDS encoding divergent PAP2 family protein, with product MTILDNFPLWSALLAIGLAQFIKIPLNYLATREWSWPLMFSTGGMPSSHSAAVTALSTAVALEEGLSSNAFAISAIIGVIVMFDATGVRRHAGMQAVVLNKLVEEFNHLLEGMKTFKVHPRTEKTKKLKELLGHQPIEVFMGGWLGIIVSLCLRPFW from the coding sequence ATGACCATCTTAGACAATTTCCCTTTGTGGTCGGCGCTTTTGGCGATTGGGTTGGCCCAATTCATCAAAATCCCCTTGAATTATCTGGCGACCCGCGAATGGAGTTGGCCACTGATGTTCAGCACGGGAGGCATGCCCAGTTCCCATTCCGCCGCCGTCACCGCACTTTCTACTGCTGTCGCCCTTGAAGAGGGCTTATCCAGCAATGCCTTCGCTATTTCAGCCATCATCGGCGTCATCGTTATGTTCGATGCAACTGGTGTTCGCCGCCATGCTGGCATGCAAGCTGTTGTATTAAATAAGCTAGTAGAGGAATTTAATCATTTACTGGAAGGTATGAAAACCTTCAAAGTACATCCGCGCACAGAAAAAACGAAAAAGTTAAAAGAGCTTCTAGGTCATCAACCAATCGAGGTGTTTATGGGTGGTTGGTTAGGTATTATTGTCTCACTGTGCCTACGTCCATTCTGGTAA
- a CDS encoding cobalamin-binding protein, with the protein MRIISICPSNTEILYALDAGEHVIALDDHSDWPLEWQHLPKVGPDLNIDMDKVEALQPDLVIASLSVPGMEKNIEELKKRNLPYIILDPAHITDIAENIREVGRSINQVEKAEQVATHFIERIEQIRMLTKNVSERPNLYWEWWPNPLYTPGSTNWLTNVSELAGATNVFADYNTDNVKTNRDQVAERNPDHIMVVWCGIEIKRIKSSMITDRPEWQQITAIRNNNVHILEEGLYCRPSPRLLDGLEQLVKILHPSLGTLLD; encoded by the coding sequence GTGAGAATTATCTCGATTTGCCCAAGTAATACTGAAATTCTGTATGCTTTGGATGCAGGTGAACACGTTATTGCACTTGATGATCATTCTGATTGGCCATTAGAATGGCAACACCTTCCAAAAGTCGGACCAGACCTGAATATTGATATGGATAAAGTCGAAGCTCTACAACCTGATCTTGTAATTGCATCACTCAGTGTCCCTGGTATGGAGAAGAACATCGAAGAATTAAAGAAACGCAATCTTCCTTACATTATTCTTGATCCTGCTCACATTACAGATATCGCAGAAAATATTCGTGAGGTGGGTAGATCAATCAATCAGGTGGAGAAAGCAGAACAGGTAGCCACACATTTTATCGAACGGATCGAGCAAATTCGCATGCTAACCAAGAATGTAAGTGAGCGTCCTAACCTTTACTGGGAATGGTGGCCCAATCCATTATATACACCTGGCAGTACAAACTGGCTAACTAATGTCAGTGAATTAGCAGGAGCCACAAATGTGTTCGCTGATTACAATACTGATAATGTAAAAACCAACCGTGATCAAGTCGCAGAGAGAAACCCTGATCATATCATGGTGGTATGGTGTGGAATCGAGATCAAAAGAATAAAGTCTTCTATGATTACAGATCGTCCAGAGTGGCAACAGATTACTGCCATACGCAATAATAACGTACATATTTTAGAAGAAGGACTATATTGTCGCCCCTCTCCGCGATTATTGGATGGATTGGAACAGCTAGTGAAAATCCTTCATCCTTCTCTAGGCACTTTATTAGACTAG
- a CDS encoding 3D domain-containing protein: MKWVRFVSLLTISMVFLLGATSHGYSSTIIDAGGTTSSLGLHEKKEGYKMIKKRYVLSSSMTETNMDTQKDNQSQNNKLGNRINKSDETAILNQYPKVRVVATGYYAGVESTGKSPGHPSYGITYSGIKVHRGTYSTIAADLHIFPLGTVLYVPGYGYGVVADKGGAIRGKKLDLYFNTKNDVYSQWGKREVEVFVIHRGKGFVNEEMMKALNKDGVEAFARITN; this comes from the coding sequence ATGAAATGGGTACGTTTTGTGAGTTTACTCACGATTAGTATGGTATTCCTGCTTGGTGCTACGTCACATGGCTATTCTTCTACCATCATTGATGCAGGAGGCACCACCAGTTCACTTGGTTTGCACGAGAAAAAAGAAGGCTACAAAATGATCAAGAAAAGATATGTGCTTTCAAGCTCCATGACAGAAACAAATATGGACACACAAAAGGACAATCAATCGCAAAACAACAAATTAGGAAATAGAATAAATAAATCAGACGAAACAGCTATTTTAAACCAATACCCTAAGGTACGGGTCGTGGCTACTGGTTATTATGCAGGTGTAGAATCAACTGGAAAAAGCCCAGGACATCCCTCGTATGGTATTACGTACTCTGGTATAAAGGTACATCGTGGGACGTACTCCACGATTGCTGCTGATCTTCATATTTTCCCGCTTGGGACGGTATTGTACGTTCCTGGCTATGGTTATGGAGTAGTTGCCGATAAAGGTGGAGCAATCCGTGGTAAGAAGCTGGATTTGTATTTCAATACAAAAAATGACGTATACAGCCAGTGGGGTAAGCGTGAAGTAGAGGTCTTTGTTATCCATCGTGGAAAAGGATTTGTAAATGAGGAAATGATGAAGGCCTTAAATAAAGATGGTGTAGAAGCTTTTGCAAGAATCACGAATTAA
- a CDS encoding YuiB family protein has protein sequence MTVKALLDTLKSEYKPNSEVSPVMFMALNPITLIISVVLFSILGFGIGFILNMLLKTTWLPFALTIGLIGYVVISLIVKDTPPSIWDYLVLYAGIVGTFASGWTIQILRKKGYRMF, from the coding sequence TTGACCGTTAAAGCACTTTTGGATACACTAAAGTCAGAATATAAACCAAATTCGGAGGTATCTCCTGTTATGTTTATGGCATTAAACCCAATAACACTTATCATCTCTGTTGTGTTATTTAGTATTTTAGGCTTTGGCATCGGCTTTATTTTAAATATGCTGTTAAAAACGACATGGCTTCCTTTTGCGCTTACCATTGGACTAATTGGTTATGTAGTAATTTCCCTCATTGTAAAAGATACGCCACCATCTATTTGGGATTATCTTGTGTTGTATGCCGGAATCGTTGGTACTTTTGCTAGTGGCTGGACGATTCAAATCTTACGTAAAAAAGGGTATCGGATGTTTTAA
- a CDS encoding YuiA family protein — MRKHTEEACPYCKGEGYFHVAVGGTENCPSCKGNGMNIELYKQLEPIRS; from the coding sequence ATGAGGAAACATACGGAAGAAGCATGTCCATATTGTAAAGGCGAGGGATACTTTCATGTAGCAGTTGGTGGAACGGAGAATTGTCCAAGCTGTAAAGGCAATGGAATGAATATTGAACTGTATAAGCAATTAGAACCAATCCGATCATAA
- a CDS encoding NUDIX domain-containing protein → MRESKVWIAAGGIVIKGDEVLVVKKTYGGLKGKWSFPAGFVDPGETVDEAAVREVLEETGIVARVRQVAALRTGVIREEISDNMIVFLMDYVEGEPQPQAGEIEIATFMPINDLLIDPLATEYIQIILPHVPTMSSYLVGKTYEPNPIFDYSSYKIFT, encoded by the coding sequence ATGAGAGAATCTAAGGTATGGATTGCAGCTGGTGGTATCGTAATTAAAGGTGATGAAGTTTTAGTTGTGAAGAAAACATATGGTGGATTAAAGGGGAAATGGTCTTTTCCTGCTGGTTTTGTAGACCCAGGGGAAACAGTGGATGAAGCGGCAGTGCGAGAAGTGTTGGAAGAGACAGGTATAGTTGCACGTGTACGTCAAGTTGCAGCCTTGCGTACTGGCGTTATTCGTGAGGAAATTAGTGATAACATGATTGTATTTCTGATGGATTACGTTGAAGGTGAGCCACAGCCTCAAGCAGGTGAGATCGAGATCGCTACTTTTATGCCCATTAATGACTTGCTTATAGACCCACTTGCGACAGAGTATATTCAGATTATCTTGCCTCATGTTCCCACCATGTCATCCTATCTAGTAGGAAAAACATATGAGCCTAATCCTATATTTGATTATTCAAGTTATAAGATTTTTACCTAG
- a CDS encoding NAD(P)/FAD-dependent oxidoreductase, with amino-acid sequence MSTPKILILGAGYGGVTTACELQKKLNHNEAEVTLVSKHDYHYLTTWLHEPAAGTMPASRAQIFLNEIIDKNKVNVIKGTVANISGEQQKVTLEDGTELEYDYLVISLGSDPETFGIEGLKENALTIRSINAVQKIKEHIEYMFASYNSEPERTDYLTFVVGGAGFTGIEFSGELVNRIPELCREYNIDPSLVKVYSIEAAPSALPGFDKDLVDYAMNLLSSKGVEFKINTPIKQCTPDGVILATGEEIKSKTVIWTGGVRGNSVVEKSGFEVMRGRVKVDEFMRAPGYENVFVIGDCALVFNAEGRPYPPTAQISIQEGENVSRNLKALVRGEKLAMVPFVPNLQGTLASLGKGEGMGIIFNKKKLFGLSAALMKKGSDVRYLYKIGGIGMILKKIRL; translated from the coding sequence ATGAGTACACCAAAGATTCTAATTCTGGGGGCAGGCTATGGCGGCGTTACTACCGCTTGTGAATTGCAAAAAAAACTAAATCATAATGAAGCAGAAGTGACTTTAGTCAGCAAGCATGATTATCACTATTTAACAACATGGCTTCATGAGCCAGCAGCAGGTACAATGCCAGCTAGTCGAGCTCAAATTTTCCTAAATGAAATCATTGATAAAAATAAAGTAAATGTGATCAAAGGTACGGTTGCAAACATTTCTGGTGAACAACAAAAAGTAACGCTTGAAGATGGAACGGAACTAGAATACGACTATCTGGTTATTAGTCTAGGTAGTGACCCAGAAACATTTGGTATTGAAGGTCTTAAAGAAAATGCACTTACAATCCGTAGCATCAATGCAGTCCAAAAGATTAAAGAACACATTGAATATATGTTTGCTTCTTATAATAGCGAACCAGAACGTACAGACTATTTGACGTTTGTGGTTGGTGGAGCAGGGTTCACAGGAATTGAATTCTCAGGTGAATTGGTAAACCGTATCCCTGAGCTTTGCCGTGAGTACAACATTGACCCATCTTTGGTGAAAGTATATAGCATTGAAGCAGCTCCAAGTGCATTGCCTGGATTTGATAAGGATCTAGTAGACTATGCAATGAATCTATTGAGTAGCAAAGGTGTTGAATTCAAGATCAATACACCTATTAAACAATGCACGCCAGACGGTGTTATTTTAGCTACAGGCGAAGAGATTAAGTCTAAAACCGTTATTTGGACAGGTGGGGTTCGTGGGAATTCCGTTGTTGAAAAATCCGGTTTTGAAGTAATGCGTGGACGTGTTAAAGTAGATGAATTCATGCGTGCTCCTGGTTATGAGAACGTATTTGTCATCGGAGACTGCGCATTGGTATTCAATGCTGAAGGTCGTCCATATCCACCAACAGCTCAAATTTCTATTCAAGAGGGCGAGAACGTATCCCGCAACTTGAAAGCTTTGGTTCGTGGTGAAAAACTAGCGATGGTACCTTTCGTACCAAATTTACAAGGTACTCTTGCTTCTCTTGGTAAAGGTGAGGGAATGGGTATCATCTTTAATAAGAAAAAACTATTCGGATTGTCTGCCGCATTGATGAAAAAGGGTAGTGACGTTCGTTACCTTTACAAAATCGGCGGTATTGGAATGATCTTGAAAAAAATTCGTCTCTAG
- a CDS encoding NAD(P)/FAD-dependent oxidoreductase, with protein sequence MEVYGTLSSLKRDEQVYDLTIIGGGPAGLFTAFYGGMRQASVKIIESMPQLGGQLSALYPEKYIYDVAGFPKVRAQELVDGLKKQISHFNPTICLEEKVEDVAKQADGSLEITTDKGVHYSKAIIITAGVGAFEPRRLEHPDSMSFEKTNLHYFVTDLNAFKDKRVVLFGGGDSAVDWAMMLEPIAKEVHIVHRRDKFRAHEHSVENMMASRVNVLTPYELSSIQSDQGRITSLTIEHSTSKELTEIEVDDVIVNFGFISSLGPIKNWGIQLEKNSIVVNSKMETSVPGIYAAGDIATYPGKVKLIAVGFGEAPTAVNNAIAYINPNAKLQPGHSSSMNL encoded by the coding sequence ATGGAGGTGTATGGGACTTTGAGTTCATTAAAACGAGATGAGCAGGTATACGATCTAACAATTATTGGTGGGGGTCCCGCTGGTTTGTTTACGGCTTTTTACGGCGGTATGCGTCAAGCGAGCGTGAAAATCATCGAAAGCATGCCACAATTAGGTGGACAATTAAGCGCGCTATATCCTGAAAAGTATATTTATGATGTAGCTGGATTTCCAAAAGTGCGCGCACAAGAATTGGTAGATGGACTAAAAAAACAAATCTCTCATTTTAACCCTACCATTTGCTTAGAAGAAAAGGTTGAAGATGTAGCAAAGCAAGCAGATGGAAGCTTAGAAATTACTACAGACAAAGGGGTGCATTACTCAAAAGCTATTATTATTACAGCAGGAGTTGGTGCGTTTGAACCTCGACGTCTGGAGCATCCCGACTCCATGAGCTTTGAAAAAACAAACCTACATTATTTTGTTACTGATTTGAATGCCTTTAAAGATAAACGTGTTGTCCTATTTGGTGGTGGAGATTCCGCTGTCGATTGGGCAATGATGCTGGAGCCGATTGCGAAAGAAGTACATATCGTTCATCGTCGCGATAAATTCCGTGCACATGAGCATAGTGTAGAGAACATGATGGCTTCTCGGGTGAACGTACTAACTCCTTATGAGCTTTCCTCCATCCAATCCGACCAAGGAAGAATTACTAGCCTTACGATTGAACATAGCACAAGCAAAGAGCTAACTGAGATCGAAGTGGATGATGTGATTGTGAACTTCGGCTTCATTTCATCTTTAGGACCCATTAAAAATTGGGGAATTCAACTAGAGAAAAACTCCATTGTTGTAAACTCCAAAATGGAGACTAGTGTTCCTGGCATTTATGCGGCAGGCGATATTGCTACGTACCCGGGCAAAGTAAAACTGATTGCAGTTGGTTTTGGAGAAGCTCCTACGGCTGTTAACAATGCGATTGCCTATATCAATCCTAATGCCAAGCTTCAACCTGGACACTCCTCCAGTATGAATTTGTAA
- a CDS encoding PspA/IM30 family protein: MSFFKRLRDLTMSNLYALIEKAEDPIKMTDQYLRDMQQDLEDAEKAVAAQIALEKKFKLLYEEQEALVQKREEQAHIAAQAQNIDLARRALEEKKSATVKMEEYKASYAKNKEAADNLRLKLEEMRKQVVELKNKRETLVARVNAANAQKNINKSMAGFNSDTAMAGLKRMEDRALQLEAEAEASGEIYKKQTSLDDEFAQLHKDKAVEDELAALLKKYGG; encoded by the coding sequence GTGTCATTCTTTAAACGTTTACGTGATTTAACTATGTCTAACTTGTATGCTCTAATTGAAAAAGCGGAAGACCCAATTAAAATGACTGACCAATATCTACGTGATATGCAGCAGGATTTAGAGGATGCTGAGAAAGCTGTAGCTGCTCAAATCGCTCTTGAGAAAAAATTCAAGTTGCTTTATGAAGAACAAGAAGCATTGGTTCAAAAGCGTGAAGAGCAAGCACACATTGCCGCTCAAGCTCAAAACATTGATCTTGCTCGTCGTGCATTAGAAGAGAAGAAATCAGCTACTGTAAAAATGGAAGAATACAAAGCGAGCTATGCAAAAAATAAAGAAGCCGCTGACAACTTACGCTTAAAGTTAGAAGAAATGCGTAAACAAGTAGTTGAATTGAAAAACAAACGTGAAACACTAGTAGCTCGTGTGAATGCAGCAAACGCTCAAAAAAATATCAACAAGAGCATGGCTGGATTTAACAGTGATACAGCAATGGCTGGTCTCAAACGTATGGAAGATCGTGCACTCCAACTAGAAGCTGAAGCTGAGGCAAGTGGCGAAATTTACAAAAAGCAAACCTCGCTAGATGATGAATTTGCTCAATTGCATAAAGATAAAGCAGTAGAAGATGAACTAGCTGCGCTACTAAAAAAATACGGGGGGTAA
- a CDS encoding DUF4178 domain-containing protein: protein MSFFQRVKNILKKPETPLVEKSILTVGPGDIVEVSFVTYQVVGRTRNPKRNAIMLTLQDGNTLRYLKIEEREKTNYELYTPIDGRLDSPDEVPTIIELDDIEYHLEEQYDGKMTAQGKTPFSTDGEQYVWEFQSDNRKLLRIEWQDGRFMLYEGEFIIPADVKVLRGV from the coding sequence ATGAGTTTTTTTCAACGTGTCAAAAATATCCTAAAAAAGCCTGAGACTCCCCTTGTTGAAAAAAGTATCTTAACTGTGGGACCAGGCGATATTGTGGAAGTCTCGTTCGTTACCTACCAAGTTGTAGGACGTACTCGCAATCCGAAACGAAACGCAATTATGTTAACCTTACAGGATGGGAACACCCTACGTTATCTGAAAATTGAAGAACGTGAGAAAACCAATTATGAATTGTATACTCCAATTGATGGTCGACTCGACTCTCCTGATGAGGTTCCAACTATTATTGAATTAGATGATATTGAATACCATTTAGAAGAGCAATATGATGGGAAAATGACCGCACAAGGAAAAACACCATTTTCTACGGATGGTGAGCAATATGTCTGGGAATTCCAATCCGACAATCGCAAGCTGCTTCGTATCGAATGGCAAGACGGACGCTTTATGTTGTATGAAGGAGAATTTATCATCCCCGCTGATGTGAAAGTACTCCGGGGAGTGTAG
- a CDS encoding DUF4247 domain-containing protein, giving the protein MWQALSKFLKTTLVLSLVAGLLTGCADQSVGSSYPLEKITKNGAESSRIYRATDKTVPEVAKELAEKRQPKEISKEDLDHMFLIYSDEWYHLQKDEAKPSDTLIEVDSKEFVQKNYNMSFLEGYFLASVLGDLFDSIKYKGQGNYRGYSSRDIYKSGTDYHTPSKEEKKTFAPITTEGKGSILRRSSDNSGKSSSSDDSIFKKSDADTTKSKGKITRDSKSDSGGSSWFGGSSSSKKDSSMFDRPRTNSPPKVKKGFGSIKRRR; this is encoded by the coding sequence ATGTGGCAAGCATTGTCAAAATTCTTAAAGACAACCCTCGTCCTCTCTCTGGTCGCCGGGCTTTTAACTGGTTGCGCCGATCAGTCGGTAGGGTCATCCTATCCACTAGAGAAGATTACGAAAAACGGGGCCGAATCATCGCGCATTTATCGCGCGACGGACAAAACGGTTCCTGAGGTTGCCAAGGAGCTGGCTGAAAAGCGCCAGCCTAAGGAAATTTCTAAAGAAGATCTAGACCACATGTTTCTTATCTACTCCGATGAATGGTATCATCTACAAAAAGATGAAGCCAAGCCAAGCGATACCTTAATTGAAGTAGATAGTAAGGAATTCGTTCAAAAAAATTATAATATGTCTTTCCTAGAAGGATACTTCCTTGCCTCCGTATTAGGTGATCTGTTTGATTCCATAAAATACAAAGGTCAAGGAAACTATCGTGGTTATTCTAGTCGGGATATCTATAAATCAGGGACAGATTACCATACTCCCTCAAAAGAAGAGAAAAAGACATTTGCTCCTATTACTACAGAAGGCAAGGGCTCTATCCTACGCCGCTCTTCTGATAATAGTGGAAAATCGTCTTCCTCTGACGATAGTATTTTTAAGAAATCTGACGCTGACACAACTAAATCTAAGGGTAAAATCACTAGAGATTCTAAAAGTGACAGCGGAGGTAGTTCATGGTTTGGTGGCTCTTCGTCTTCCAAAAAGGACTCCTCCATGTTTGACCGTCCACGTACCAATTCTCCTCCAAAGGTTAAAAAGGGGTTTGGAAGTATTAAACGGCGCCGATGA
- a CDS encoding metallophosphoesterase family protein: protein MERIAVISDIHGNIPALEAVLKDIEKRGIQEIYCLGDLAGKGPEPEKAVDMIKEKCSVTVRGNWDDFIGNPTEDEAFLWQQRRLGEDRIRYLNTLPFSYDFWMGGRLIRLFHASADSVFHRVRFTSPLEERLAMFENTEATGNGEHTPDVVIYGDVHHAFIQGLKAKSLCNVGSVGNPLDMTQPSYMVLEGELHKQQPSSFSMSIVRVPYDVEIAIQVAIDEGLPDAELAAYKKELRTGRYRGLPDE, encoded by the coding sequence GTGGAAAGGATAGCCGTAATCTCTGATATTCATGGAAACATACCAGCATTGGAAGCGGTGCTAAAAGACATAGAGAAGCGTGGAATTCAAGAGATTTATTGCTTAGGAGATTTGGCTGGAAAAGGACCTGAACCAGAAAAAGCAGTCGACATGATTAAAGAAAAGTGTTCGGTTACAGTGCGTGGCAACTGGGATGACTTCATTGGAAATCCTACAGAGGATGAAGCGTTTCTTTGGCAACAACGTCGTTTAGGAGAAGATCGCATTCGTTATCTGAATACCCTGCCTTTTTCCTATGATTTTTGGATGGGTGGCAGATTGATTCGTTTGTTTCACGCTTCCGCAGATAGTGTCTTCCATCGTGTTCGGTTCACCTCACCATTGGAAGAGCGTCTAGCTATGTTCGAGAATACAGAAGCAACAGGAAATGGGGAACATACACCTGATGTGGTGATCTATGGAGATGTACATCATGCATTTATCCAAGGATTAAAAGCAAAGTCGTTATGCAATGTCGGAAGTGTTGGAAATCCTCTGGATATGACACAACCTTCTTATATGGTATTGGAGGGTGAATTACATAAGCAACAACCAAGCAGTTTCTCTATGTCAATCGTGCGTGTTCCTTATGATGTAGAAATAGCTATTCAAGTGGCGATTGATGAGGGGCTGCCAGATGCTGAACTAGCTGCTTATAAAAAAGAATTGCGTACTGGGCGTTACAGGGGATTACCGGATGAATAA
- a CDS encoding HesB/IscA family protein, translating into MINFTPQASAKIRELLEAENNPNILLRVGVREGGCSGFSYGMGTDESTNEGDQIFTYEGFKVAVDAESYKYIEGLVIDYKESMMGGGFTMENPNAVASCGCGASFRTRDYEGKAEKCE; encoded by the coding sequence ATGATCAACTTCACACCTCAAGCAAGCGCTAAAATTCGTGAATTGCTGGAAGCGGAGAATAATCCTAATATCTTGTTGCGTGTTGGCGTGAGAGAAGGCGGATGTAGCGGGTTTTCATATGGCATGGGAACGGATGAATCAACGAACGAGGGCGATCAGATTTTTACCTATGAGGGCTTTAAAGTAGCGGTTGATGCCGAGAGCTATAAATATATTGAAGGACTCGTAATTGATTATAAGGAATCCATGATGGGCGGCGGATTTACTATGGAGAATCCGAATGCTGTTGCTTCTTGTGGATGTGGTGCTTCATTCCGTACGCGTGATTACGAGGGAAAAGCTGAAAAATGCGAGTAA
- a CDS encoding aspartyl-phosphate phosphatase Spo0E family protein: MREQLLEKMELLRQQMVEIGTKYGLHHPEVLRCSREIDLLHNQLLQMEKEVTFYNEKPFHLHIFENRTHFA; the protein is encoded by the coding sequence ATGCGGGAACAATTACTCGAAAAAATGGAACTCCTTCGCCAACAGATGGTAGAAATTGGGACTAAATATGGATTACATCACCCAGAGGTATTACGTTGTAGCCGGGAGATTGATTTGTTACACAACCAGCTTTTACAAATGGAAAAAGAAGTAACCTTCTACAATGAAAAGCCTTTTCACCTTCATATATTTGAGAATCGAACCCATTTCGCTTGA
- the mqnE gene encoding aminofutalosine synthase MqnE, whose translation MSLLTIATQDKTLASIAEKVINRERLTIEDGLALYESDDVFSIAQLANLVNERINGNKVYFVQNMYINPTNVCEAKCRFCGFRRDQDQDGAYTMSSEELLHYVGTRFNDGLREFHIVGGHNHHVPFEYYVETLRTLKKAYPDVALKAYTGAEIEFFSRIAGISMTEVLKELMNAGLESLTGGGAEILTERYRLKMSPDKASTDDWLLAHRTAHGLGMQTPCTMLYGSIESKEERLIHMSRIRELQDETNGFQVFIPLAVQPMKATAGIRRRTSAMDDLKTIAISRLMVDNVDHIKAYFINIGTQLTQLALRAGASDAHGTLVEERISHAAGALSDQGITKEDLIWLIKGAGKVAVERDTHYNVIKEY comes from the coding sequence ATGTCTTTGCTAACAATAGCTACGCAAGATAAAACGCTAGCGTCGATTGCTGAAAAAGTCATAAATCGAGAGCGTCTTACCATAGAAGATGGTCTGGCTCTTTACGAATCAGACGACGTTTTTAGTATTGCTCAACTTGCTAATTTGGTGAATGAGCGTATAAATGGAAATAAAGTTTACTTTGTTCAAAATATGTACATTAATCCAACCAATGTTTGTGAAGCTAAATGCCGCTTTTGTGGTTTCCGCCGCGATCAGGATCAAGACGGCGCTTACACGATGAGTTCAGAAGAATTACTTCACTATGTAGGAACTCGTTTTAACGATGGCCTTCGTGAGTTCCACATCGTTGGTGGTCATAACCACCATGTTCCTTTTGAATACTATGTCGAGACACTTCGCACCTTAAAGAAGGCATATCCGGATGTAGCTCTCAAAGCTTATACCGGAGCCGAAATCGAATTTTTTAGTCGTATCGCTGGAATCAGCATGACAGAAGTGCTAAAAGAATTGATGAATGCAGGTCTTGAGAGTTTGACAGGTGGCGGAGCCGAAATATTAACCGAACGCTATCGCCTTAAAATGAGTCCTGATAAAGCAAGCACAGACGATTGGTTACTTGCACATCGCACAGCACATGGACTTGGTATGCAAACTCCTTGTACAATGCTATACGGCTCCATTGAGTCTAAAGAAGAGCGTTTAATTCATATGTCACGTATCCGAGAATTACAGGATGAGACAAATGGTTTCCAGGTTTTCATCCCTTTAGCGGTCCAACCAATGAAAGCTACAGCAGGTATTAGACGCCGTACTTCTGCGATGGACGATCTCAAGACGATTGCGATTAGCCGTCTCATGGTAGATAATGTAGATCATATTAAAGCCTACTTTATTAATATCGGTACACAATTAACTCAGCTAGCCTTGCGTGCCGGTGCCTCTGACGCTCACGGTACCCTAGTAGAAGAACGTATCAGCCATGCTGCCGGTGCTTTATCTGACCAAGGGATTACCAAGGAAGACCTAATCTGGTTAATTAAAGGTGCAGGTAAAGTTGCTGTTGAACGAGACACACACTATAACGTGATTAAAGAGTACTAA
- a CDS encoding YuzB family protein codes for MKALVEFCSSNVISYTKPVMEALENDPDLDVDVVEYGCLGHCGECYMQPFALVNGDFITAETTDSLLTLIKEKIQEFVQEWQ; via the coding sequence ATGAAAGCTTTAGTGGAATTTTGTTCAAGTAATGTCATTTCCTATACCAAACCAGTCATGGAAGCGTTAGAAAATGATCCTGATTTGGATGTGGATGTGGTGGAATATGGCTGTTTAGGACATTGTGGCGAATGCTATATGCAGCCCTTTGCATTGGTTAATGGAGATTTCATTACAGCGGAAACGACAGATTCACTTTTGACATTAATTAAAGAAAAAATACAGGAATTTGTCCAAGAATGGCAATAA